In the genome of Gloeotrichia echinulata CP02, one region contains:
- a CDS encoding serine/threonine-protein kinase, whose product MQVYCTKQHANNGSNRFCTHCGEPLPLPVGQVVDRRYRIIRQLGQGGFGRTYLAEDQNQPHQQCVLKEFAPQVQQPQDLHKAKELFEREANVLKKLQHPQIPRFHSWLQEKLGGKDYFFLVQDYIDGDNCYQLLERRQAQGQAFSEEEVLKLLKNILPVLSYLHSQDVVHRDISPDNLILRRGDDLPVLIDFGGVKQLPASQGFWFTQLAINHTLLGKKGYAPEEQLRQGKVFKSSDLYSLAVTVLVLLTGKEPQKLYDSYQGIWRWGKEINVSPQLEAVFKKMLAYKPGDRYQTADQVLKDLPSQMSTKPANSQITKIKTMIVAPGAKRAQAVATKFHNKTQLVVQNLPIPVWLRPFGVSLVGTTVVILTVAGTWALVNAAFQGISSISVPPISLPTLPTPSPSVSPGKNRDIQKILNRRQQLEIPDGFFTRMVDSLFYTKHPELKGRSLTSKPEDVALRDEWSGIAEDLLNKLEQAKLTTASRRKLGSYSQQDVTIWTQQAQAGKLGKYTTIEKLKTDTYKKFAPLFPGQQRGNLNQATYGQIWYAIAADQVSKVQSDN is encoded by the coding sequence ATGCAGGTCTATTGCACTAAACAACATGCAAATAATGGGAGTAACCGCTTTTGTACTCATTGCGGTGAACCATTGCCTCTTCCTGTAGGGCAGGTTGTGGATCGGCGCTATCGGATTATACGTCAATTAGGTCAAGGGGGTTTTGGACGCACTTATTTGGCTGAGGATCAAAATCAACCCCATCAACAGTGCGTGCTGAAGGAATTTGCACCCCAAGTACAACAACCGCAAGATTTACACAAAGCTAAGGAGTTGTTTGAGAGGGAGGCGAATGTCCTCAAAAAACTCCAGCATCCTCAAATTCCCCGGTTTCACTCGTGGTTGCAAGAAAAGTTAGGCGGTAAGGATTATTTCTTTTTAGTGCAAGATTATATAGATGGTGATAATTGTTACCAATTGTTAGAACGGCGTCAAGCTCAGGGGCAGGCTTTTAGTGAGGAGGAAGTTCTCAAGCTGTTAAAAAATATTTTACCAGTTTTATCCTATCTTCACTCACAAGATGTGGTTCATCGCGATATTTCCCCCGATAATTTGATTTTACGACGTGGGGATGATCTACCAGTGCTGATTGATTTTGGTGGGGTGAAGCAATTACCGGCTTCTCAAGGTTTCTGGTTTACCCAGTTGGCTATCAATCATACTTTGTTGGGGAAAAAAGGTTATGCACCAGAAGAGCAGTTACGCCAGGGTAAAGTATTTAAAAGTAGTGATTTATATTCTTTGGCGGTGACGGTGCTGGTGTTACTAACGGGAAAGGAACCCCAAAAACTTTATGACAGCTATCAGGGGATTTGGCGCTGGGGGAAGGAAATAAATGTGAGTCCGCAACTGGAAGCTGTATTCAAAAAGATGCTGGCGTATAAACCAGGCGATCGCTATCAAACTGCTGATCAAGTTCTCAAGGATTTACCATCGCAAATGTCTACTAAACCTGCAAATTCTCAGATTACCAAGATTAAGACGATGATAGTTGCTCCTGGAGCAAAACGCGCTCAAGCTGTGGCGACTAAATTTCACAACAAAACTCAATTGGTTGTGCAAAATTTACCAATACCTGTATGGCTGCGTCCCTTTGGCGTCAGTCTGGTGGGGACTACTGTAGTTATTTTAACTGTAGCAGGTACTTGGGCGCTGGTAAATGCAGCCTTTCAGGGAATTTCTTCGATCTCTGTACCACCAATTTCTCTACCAACATTACCTACGCCTAGTCCGTCAGTGAGTCCAGGAAAAAATCGTGATATCCAAAAAATCTTAAATCGTCGTCAACAGCTAGAAATTCCTGACGGATTTTTTACGCGGATGGTAGATAGTTTGTTTTATACGAAACATCCTGAATTAAAGGGACGCAGCTTGACATCTAAACCAGAAGATGTAGCTTTACGGGATGAATGGTCAGGTATCGCCGAAGACTTGCTGAATAAATTAGAACAGGCGAAACTAACTACAGCATCCCGTCGAAAGCTGGGAAGCTATAGTCAACAAGATGTCACTATCTGGACGCAGCAAGCACAAGCAGGAAAGTTAGGTAAATATACTACAATTGAAAAACTAAAAACAGACACCTATAAAAAATTCGCTCCCTTGTTTCCCGGTCAACAGCGTGGGAACCTAAATCAAGCGACTTACGGTCAAATTTGGTATGCGATCGCAGCTGATCAAGTAAGTAAAGTACAATCTGACAATTGA